A stretch of DNA from Spiroplasma endosymbiont of Nebria brevicollis:
TATAAGCCTTATCACTTACAGTGATAAGGCTTATACATAATAGAAAGGTTAGAAAGGAATATATGACAACTATTAATTTAGAATTAAAAAGTAAAATTAAAGAAACAGATAAAGGTATATTATTAGAAATTGGTGAATATGAAACATGATTTTCTATTCAATATACTAATATTGATAATAAAAATAAAAAAATATTAATAAAAATTTTTGAAGATTGAGATTATAAATTAGGTAAAAAATCTATTATAAATGATATTTCTACTATTAAAGGTAGTGAAATTTTAAAATATATAAAAAATATTCCAAATGTTACTGCTAATGAAAATGAATTAATATCTTGTGAATTTTATAAAAAATATAATGGTTATTATATTGGACAAATAAAAAATGAAGAATGTTTTAAATATAATATTACCTGAGAAAAAGATAGAAAAAGTTTTAAAATAAATAATCCATATAATCATAATGATTTAGTAATAAATTATATAGTAACATCATTAAAAGATTTAGTAACTCATAATAATAAAATATTTTATTTAAAATATTAAGAAAGGAATTAATATAAATGCTTAATTGAAATATTATTACTCATAACTGTGATATTTGTTATAAAAAATCTTCATTTGCTAATAGAACATGTAATAACTGTTTTTATAAATTAATAGGTAAAAATAATGAAATGTAAATTACATAATAAAAAATATATTTGAATTAGTGAAATAGATAATTCTTATTATTGTAATAAATGTATTAATAATATGATTGAAGAAGATATATATTTAACAAGTGATAACTATGATAGTTTATATAACTATTATATTAATGAATTACAATTAGAAAATTTTTAAAGGAGAAAAGATAATGAATCAATTAGAATTACAAAATGCAAGAAAATTAATAGATAAATTTGAAGAATTACAAGAAGAATTTAATAGTAAATATGAAGAATTAGAATTTGAAATTGATAATGATGGTGATTTAAAAATTATGAAAGATTATTTTTCATATGAAAAAATAAATAAATTAGAACAAGTAATTATTCATTATAAAAAAATTATTAAAGGTTAAAGGAGAAAAATAATATGCAATATAATTATTTATTAAAATATAAAGTAAATTATACTAATAAAAGAAAACAAAAAATATTTTCTACAATTGAAAATGCTATTAATTTTCATAAAAATTATAAACATCATATATTAGAAAATGCTTATATTGAACATTATGAAATATTAGTAATGGAATTAGATATTAAAGGAGTTGAATAATAATGCCAGCACATAAGAAAAATCAAGAAGATTTAATTATTAAACAAATTCATATTTGAGTTAATAAAACTGATTATTATAAATTAAAAATAATTTGTGTAGAAAAAGATATTACAATTAATAAATTTGTAAGGAATTTAATTAAAAATGCAATTGAATAATAATTTAATTTTTAAAAAAGATACACATCAATATTTTATTAAAAATAAAGAATTAATTTCAGTTTCTAAAATTATTCAATATTATTTATATGAAGATAAAAATCCTTATGAAAATATACCTTTTGATAGATTAGAAAATGCTAGATTAAGAGGAGAAACTGTTCATAAAGTAGCAGAATTATATTTTAAAAATATAAATATTAATAATATAAAAGATAAATTATTAAATAATATTCAACATTTATTTAATAAAAATTATTTACAATATTGTGAAAATTTATTAAATAATTTACAAGAATTTAAAGTAAATACTAAATATATATGTGAACAAGTATTTACTTATGATATTATTGCCGGAACACCAGATTTAATTTATAAAGAAAATAATTTATATACAATAATTGATTTTAAAACATTATCAAATATGTATAAAGAAAATAAAGAAAAATCAATATTACAATTAACTGCTTATTATTGAATATTAAAAAATAATGGTTTTAATTTATCAAATACACATTATATTTATTGAATTCAAAAAGATAATGTAGAAAAAATATTAGTAGAAATAACAGATGAATTAGTATATGAATGAGAAATGGCAATTGCACTTTGAAAGGAAAATCACTAATGGCAAATTTAACTTTACCTAAAAATATAGATAAATCAAAAATACAACAATTTACTAACTATTATGAATTAACAAAATTAAATGATAAAAAATTATCAACATTAAATCCACAATCAGTTATTAATACTTTAGCAACTATATTTGAATTAGATTTAAGTAATAATCCAATTAAAAAAGAAATAGCATTAATACCTTATAATAATGAATTACAAGTACAAATACAAGAAGATGGTTTTTTAACTTTATTACAACGTTCAAATTGTGTAATTGATTTTCAAAGAGAAATTATTACTGATAAACATATTTTTAATAAAGAAACTCAACGTTGAGAATTAGACCCTAGTAAAATATTTGAAAATAAAATAATTATTGGTTATTATGGTATGATTTCTATTAAAAATTATTTAGGTAAAATAATTACTTTTATTAAAGGTATGACTAAACAAGAATGTGAAGAACATAGAAAAAAATATAGTAAAGCAAATGGTAATAGTCCATGAACTACTAGTTTTAATGCTATGGCACTTAAAACAGTTATTAAAGCAATTATTAGAGATATTAATAAAGACCCTAGTATTAAATTAGAAAATCAAAATATTATTGATAGAGCAATGCAAATTGATCAAGCAATAGTATTAGAAAATGAAAATATAATGTATGTTGATAATCCAAATAATGATAATAAAGAAATTAAATTAAAATCTATTGAAGAACCAAAAGAAGAAATAAATATTAATTATGAACAAATACAAACTAATATTGATAATTTAGATAAGGTAGTATTTAGTAATGAATAATTATTTACTTTCAATTGACCCAAGTATAAAAAATACTGGGTTTACATTATGAGAAAATAAAATACCAATATTAATAACTAGTCTTAATTTTTCTAAAAAAGATTATCATTATTTTACTGATTTTATTAATATGGTTTTTCTACAATGTCAAACTAATAATTTAGGTGTAATTGATGATAAAACAGATTATAGTTTATATTTAGTAATTGAACGTGGGATATTTAATCCAAAATTTGGTAAAGGTAAAGAAACATTAGACCATTTACGTGGTTTTATTGCTGGACAATTTAATAAATTATTAACTAAAGATATGTTAGTTAGTAGTAGTGAATGAAGAAAATGATATCAAAGTTTAGATGAAATTAAATATAATTGAAATTATAAACCTTGAACTAAAGAGTTATCAATTGAACTTTCTCAATTCATGATTAAGAACCATAATTGAAATATTAAAATTAAAGACCATGACCAAGCAGAAAGTTTATTAATTGGTTGATATTATTTAAATAAGGAAGTGAAATAATGGTTTGATGAGAAATATTAATAATTATAAATTCTACAATAATAGCATTAATAAATTTAGGTTGTTTTATTGTTTTATTACTTGATTTAGTAAGGAAAAAATAAAATGAAAACTAAATTAAAATGTATTTGTAAAGATTGTAATAGTAAAGTATTAATTAAATTACAATCTACAGATTTAGAAAATACTTCTGTTCAATTTTTTAAAATGTGTAAAAAACATCAATTAGATTTTAATAATAAAGTAAAAGAAATTAAAGAATATTATAAAAATAAGGAGTAATAATATGAATAAAGAATTTACTTATCTTAATGAAATTAGTTATTGATTATTAAATAAAAGTGATTTTACTCATAGTGAATATAATCTTAGTGGTAGTAGATATTCTAGTAAAACATATAGTATAGCAGAAGAATTAGCAATATTAATAGTTATATCAATTAAAGTACAAAAATCAATTGCTATTTATGCATTTAGAAAATTAAATAAAGATATTAATGATTTAGTAAAAGAAATATATAATGCTTTAATAATAATTGGATTGAATGATTATAAAGACTTTACTTTAAAATACCCTAATAAGCAAGCAGACTTTCGTTTTAAAGGTTTTAAATCATTTATTAGGGTAATTGGGTGTATATAGTAATTCAAATGATAGAATACCTTTAAAAGGTCTTTCTCGTAGTGAAATAAAAGGTTTTGATTTAGCAATTGAATGATGTGAAGAAGCAAATGAATTTAGTCAACAAGAATTTCAAGCAATAACATTTGCATTAGGTAATGCTAAAAAAAGAATAAAAATAAAAAGTTGTAATCCAGATAATATTTATCAATATTATATTGAATATATGAATAAAATTGTACCTTTTAATTTAGAAATAATGAAAGAAAAAAATGAACAAATTAAATCAATATTTGATAATAATATTTTTAAATTATTTCATTATAGTAATTGAAAAGTAAATGCTCATAATCTTACATTAGATATGATTAATGATTTAGAAGAATTAAAAGTATTAGATCCAATTAAAGCACAAAGTTGATATTATGGTGTACCAAGTATTTTACAAGGTGCTATTTTTGCTAGATATTTAGATAAAGTTAATACTAAATTAGATTTTCAAGTACAAAGATTAACTGGGGGTTTAGATATAGGTATGGCAACAAGTCCAAGTGGTCATCCTACATCTGCTTCATTATGATTTATTGGTGAAAATGATAATGGTAGAAGAGCACATAAAGAAAGTGAATTTTATCATAGTAATGTTACTATGCAATATAAAGATACTGATACTTTAGCAAATGATATTATTAATTATTATATTAATGAAAGTAAACGTTATATAGCAATGTTATTTGGTTTTACTTGTTATGTTGATTATGGTAATGGTGGGTTAGTATTTATTGATGTTTTAAAAAGTTGAGTTAAAAAACGTAATATAACATGATTAAAATTTATAGCAGTAGATAAATCAATTTTATATTTAAATGATAGAATTGATTTTACAACAATTTGTATGCTTAAAAATATTATTAGTTTTAATTGAGAAAGATGTCCAGAAACTAAAAGACAATATAGTTTAATGCAATGATTAGATAAAAAGAAATTAGATACTAATAATAATAGTCCGAAAATGTTAGATTTACATGATGATACTTGAGATAGTGATATGTATGCATTAATGCATGAAATGAAATGATTAATTAATGGTATTAATAATAAATTATTAATTAATAAAAATAATTTTGGTGGTGATTAATATGATAAATACAATGGAATATTTAAGTTGTGATAAAAAAGATTGATATATTGATATACCAATGATTATTGCTCAAAAATCAACTAAATTATGATTAGGTAAAGGATTTTTATTTAATTCAAGTAAAAAAGAAATATTAGATTATCTTAATGAAATGAATTTAAAAGATAAATGATTAGAAAAATTTTATAAATTTGGTTTACAAAATTCACTAATGGGTAAAGTATTTATTATGATTATAATTAATGAAGATAATAGTAAATCCCTTAAAATATTACCTAATAGTTTTTGTGGTAGAGTTGCTAAATATAATGAACAAGAACAATCAGCAGAATTTTATTTTATTAATGAACAAGCTGATAGTGCTACTTTAACTTGAGTAATAATACAAAATGGAAAAGTTAAATATGAAACATATAAAGATAATAATAAAGATATTATTTTAGGTTCTACAAGAACTAAATTAAAACCAAATATAACACCATTAAAAACTTATGAAATTAAAAATCCATTTAATTATATTCCTATTTTTGAAATAACTAATTTACCAATTATTAATTTATATGGTAATACAACTACTTTAAATGCATATCCAGATTGTACAGCAGTATGAGATTTAATATGAGATTTAAATCAAGTTATTAAGAAAAAAAGATTAGAAAGAGAATTTAATGTTACTACTTTATTTGCTGTATTAGATAATGAAACAGTTAAAGAAATGCAAGAAAATGGTAATATTATTGAAAATCCTAAAAAAGATATGATAGTTAATGTTGGTAGTGCTGGATATGATAAAAATGGGAATGGTAGTATGCAAATTATACAAGGTGACCCAAAATTTAGTGAATATTGATTAGATTATAATGGTACTGCTAAAGCAATATTTAATGGTTCTGGTTATGATTATGATGAACATGGTAATGATGTTTATACTAATAAAACACAAAGTATGTTTAATAATAAATTTGATATGGAAACAACAGAAATTAAAATAGCATTTTATAGTGCTTATTTTTATCGTATATTTGATTTACTTCTTATTAGTGAAAATTTATGAAATGGTATTGGTGAAAGACCTTATTCATTTAAATTTATACCTATAGCAATGACTGACCAAATAGTACAAGACCAAATTATTAATTCAAGATTAAATAATGGTACTATGACAGTAAGTGAAGCAATTGGTGAATATGATAATATTGACCAACTTATGGCAGAAAATAAATTAGAAAATATTATTATAGAAAATAAAAAATTAAATAAAGAATTAGGAGATAGTGAAAATGAGCAATCATCAACGAATTCAATTAATGAAACACGCACATCTAAATCTAAAGAGACAACAAGCAATAATTAAACGTTTAAGTCATTGAAAAATATTTCCATTTATAATTAATAATGGAGCAATACCTTTAACTGAAACTGGTTATAAACCTATTAATAGTAAAATTAGTGATTTTGGTCAATATGAATTAATACTTTCTGGTAATACTCCAGTTGTATGTATTTGAAAAAATAGTACTAAAATCTATCAAAAAAATAAAGGTATAACAGACCCAACTACTCATAAAACTACTGGACAAGATCAATATTATACTAAACAATATAAAATTGGTGATTATTGAAATGCTTATTTAATTGATGATACAAGTGGTGTAGATTTTGGTGGTTTACCTAATAATCAATTATTTAAAACAATTTCTACAACAAGACAATATATATTAGTTATGTTTGAAGAACAAATTACAGTAGATGATTATTTACAATTTTTTTGTGTATTTAATGATAAAAATGAAAATATTGGTGGTAATACTGGTAAAAATCAAGATAGACAATTATTATATATTTCAAATGTAACTAATTATTATAGTCCTTATAATGGTGAATTTAGTATGCAAGTATTAACTTTTAGTTCAGTTAATGATAGAGCAGTAGTAAGTGGTCAAAATACGCTTGATTATGTACAATATGCAAGTCCAGGTAGTGGTTATGCTTTCCCTATACTATTCAAAATAGTTTAGTAACGTTAAATCGTACTTTAATGCGTGATATTGGAGTTAGATATAGTCATAGACAATCTTATGGTTTAGAATTATTATCTAGTTGTTATTATTATGGTAGACCTATAATACAAGGTCAAGCACCTAATCAAATTAATAATAATGAAATATTTGAACAAAAAGTATTTGCTTCAAGAAGATTATTTATTGCTGGTAATAATGACCATTCAAGTACATCAGTTAAAAATAATGGTGGTTTATTAGCAGGTATTAATGATAAAATAACTACTAATAGTCATCCAGAAACTACATTTTATAATTTAATGGATGCAAAACCTACTGGATATCTTAATTTTAAAAATTGAAAAGAATGATTATCAACTAGTTTAAATTTACAAGCAAATTTATTTGTTACAAAAGATTTTAAAGGTATGTTAGCATTTGATAAAACAAAAGCAACTAATAGTAATGGTACAGCAATTGGAGAAGCTAAATTCTTTTGAGATAGTGAATGAAATATTAATAATATCTCTGGTAATTATAATGTAGATATGTCTAGTAATTTTAAATATAAAGACCCAGATACTAATTTAATTATTGGTTCACCAACTGTAGATTATTCAAAAATAAGTCAAAAATATATGAGTGCTATATTAAATTTTAATTCAGTAGTATTTAGTAGTTTAATACAAATGCCTTATGATAGTGTACAATGATTACCTTTTGCTTTAAGTGATATACCATTAATTGGTAAATTATTAAATGTTTTAAGTTTAGGTATTCCAATTGGTTTTATTATTAATCAAAATAATCAACAATATAAAAAAATGTTATATTTTAATGGTTTTATGTCAGCATTTTTTACAAATAATTTAGAAAATATTATTGGTAATGGTGGTTTAATTCCATTAAATGCTTTTGCTAATGAAAATGCTTTTGCTATTGGTAAATTATTAGGTGCTAATGTTTCTACAACTGCTATGACTATGAAATTAACTGATAGAATATCAGTATATCCATGAGACCCTAAAACTGGTCATAAATTAAAAACAAAAGAACAAATAAGTACAGTTGATTTATCACAAAAGAAAAATAATAAAGTTTATATTTTAGCAGAAGATACTGAATTTTTAGATATAGCAAGTCCATTAACTAACTTAGACACAGAAATGCAATGAAATCCAACAAGTAATGGTGTTAGTGATGGTTCTAATTATGCATACATTATTGATACAATTGTAACTCAATCATTACATCAAGGTGAAGAAAGACATACATTTTATAGTGATAATCCATTTACTTATCAAGGTGATTATAATGAACTTTCAGTTGCTCAATTTAGATATAAAAATAAAGGTGCTTTAACTAATAATGCTTTTAATTGAACTACTTTATATAAATTAAATCATGATGAATATGAAGAAAGTGAAGAAATAACTTTTAGTTATCCAGCAAACATATTACCACCAAGTCCACAAAATATAGCAAAACAAATAGTTATTATTCCAGAGTTAAAAATAGATATAGTAACAAATAATATACCATTAACAGATACAACAGTTATACCAGTAAAAGATAATGCTAATGAGTGATTAAATGCTAATCCAAATAAATTGGTTAATTATGAAATTAATTTAAAATCTTTATTAGACCCAACATTATTAATTAATACTTTTAATGACTTACAAAGATATTATAAAAATATAACAATATATTATGATTATAATATTGAAACAAAAGAAGAAATACATGATAACTGAATACATGCTCTTGTAGGTAGTTATTATACTAAATTTTCTATAATTGAAAATTTTTCTAATCCTAAAAAACATGATGGATTTCAAGAAATAGATTTAAAAGATTTAATATTCCAAGATTATCCACCACGTAATGATTTATCTAGTTATGGTTGAGGTTATAATTTTCAAGGTGACCCAATACAATTAAAAAATGAAAGCGGTATATCTTCTGCTTATGGAATTACAAATACTAATTATAATTTAAATGATTATAAATTTTCTATAAATGATAATGGAAATGTTGGGGGATGAAATCAAAACTATGAAAATAATAAATTTTTAGGATTTTGTATTATTAATAATAATAATTTAAAATGAAACTTTTATTTACAAGCAACATTAGGAAAAATTGAAGATATGTGATACATTCAAGAAAAAATAGGAACTGATGATAAAGCATATGCTAAATTATACATTAATATTATTAAAGTAAAAATATATAAAATAATACTAAATACAAGATAATTATGATATTATATTATTAAGTTAATTAATAAAGGAGTAAATTATGAATACAGAAAAAAACAATGTTAAAATTCATGAAATAGAAAAAGAGAAATTTATTGATAAAATTTATAATAATACATTTGCCTTAATTACTATTGGTGTATTTTTTACAATAATTTTGTTGGTAACTGTTGCTCTATTAATTGCTTCATTTACTCTATGAAAATAACATTCTCCCACAATCTAATTAAAAAGTTACCAATTAAGGTAACTTTTTATATTTATTCTTGTAATTCTTCTAATTTTCAAAGTGTACCAAAGTCCGGTCTTGTTGTTGAAGGTAATAAATTATCTGAAATTCTTAACATGCTTACACTTGATGACATACCCCAATAATATCTTAAAGTAATATTTTTCATCATACCTATACTAATAATTGTTTCAATAATGATATCTTTCATAGAAGCTTCGTTTTTATCTATTTTTTTAATATTGAATAATTCAATAACTTTATAAACTCCACTCTCTAAAATCGTAACTGGTATTTTAGAACAATTATAATAAATACGATATTTTGTATTTTCTTTTAAATC
This window harbors:
- a CDS encoding PD-(D/E)XK nuclease family protein, with the translated sequence MQLNNNLIFKKDTHQYFIKNKELISVSKIIQYYLYEDKNPYENIPFDRLENARLRGETVHKVAELYFKNININNIKDKLLNNIQHLFNKNYLQYCENLLNNLQEFKVNTKYICEQVFTYDIIAGTPDLIYKENNLYTIIDFKTLSNMYKENKEKSILQLTAYYWILKNNGFNLSNTHYIYWIQKDNVEKILVEITDELVYEWEMAIALWKENH
- a CDS encoding recombinase RecT, yielding MANLTLPKNIDKSKIQQFTNYYELTKLNDKKLSTLNPQSVINTLATIFELDLSNNPIKKEIALIPYNNELQVQIQEDGFLTLLQRSNCVIDFQREIITDKHIFNKETQRWELDPSKIFENKIIIGYYGMISIKNYLGKIITFIKGMTKQECEEHRKKYSKANGNSPWTTSFNAMALKTVIKAIIRDINKDPSIKLENQNIIDRAMQIDQAIVLENENIMYVDNPNNDNKEIKLKSIEEPKEEININYEQIQTNIDNLDKVVFSNE